The proteins below come from a single Gimesia alba genomic window:
- a CDS encoding type II secretion system F family protein: MDLKSHFPSFFEFGRSSFSRGRGIFPLLGRVSYSQQVALLRILAVAAEKQLSLIDVLETFEKDIRGRWRYQVLRLIDLLRSGVPLADALETIPNVIPANAYFLVKAGAESGTLPSALALAAEVCAEQRNERDILRPGVSVYLSAFLTIMMCIVSFICYWIVPKLKHIFYEFDMPLPDLTMNIIQTSDWFVEYFYIYPVLGFIIYLAYLFLIRMDFIERRSQWNSFPGIYPRGRAPDVLRFLHVTTESGRPLMGAFETLTHTTKNRFLSQRFHAILEDIRKGNDCWTALHDYSLLTPSEVRLLQSAQRAGNLSWALKAIAKSIERRIDYRMTLIREYLEPAMIVCIGCLVGAFVIGLFLPLVNLMHSLA, translated from the coding sequence ATGGATTTGAAGTCCCATTTTCCTTCTTTTTTTGAGTTTGGAAGAAGCTCCTTCTCTCGGGGGCGCGGGATCTTTCCACTTTTGGGGCGCGTCAGTTACTCACAACAGGTCGCCTTACTGCGAATTCTGGCGGTGGCTGCTGAGAAACAGCTATCATTAATTGATGTGCTGGAAACATTTGAGAAAGATATTCGCGGTCGTTGGCGGTACCAGGTTTTACGGCTGATTGATTTACTCAGAAGCGGCGTCCCGCTGGCAGACGCACTGGAGACGATTCCGAATGTCATTCCAGCGAATGCTTACTTCCTGGTGAAAGCAGGCGCAGAATCGGGAACGCTGCCTTCAGCGTTGGCGCTGGCGGCAGAAGTCTGTGCTGAACAACGGAATGAGCGTGATATCTTACGTCCCGGTGTCTCGGTTTATCTCAGTGCCTTCCTGACGATTATGATGTGTATCGTCAGCTTTATCTGTTATTGGATCGTTCCCAAACTAAAACACATTTTTTATGAATTCGACATGCCGTTGCCGGATTTAACCATGAATATTATTCAGACTTCAGACTGGTTTGTGGAATATTTTTATATCTATCCGGTGTTGGGTTTCATCATTTATCTGGCCTACTTGTTTTTAATCAGAATGGATTTTATCGAACGTCGAAGTCAGTGGAATTCTTTTCCGGGTATTTATCCGCGCGGGAGAGCTCCTGACGTCTTGCGGTTTTTACATGTCACGACAGAATCGGGCCGACCACTGATGGGGGCATTTGAAACGTTAACCCACACCACAAAAAACCGGTTTCTGTCACAACGCTTTCATGCGATTCTGGAAGACATTCGCAAAGGCAATGACTGCTGGACCGCGCTGCACGATTATAGTCTTTTGACGCCGAGTGAAGTGCGGCTGTTACAGTCTGCGCAGCGGGCCGGCAATCTGAGTTGGGCGCTCAAAGCGATTGCAAAAAGCATTGAGCGACGCATCGATTATCGGATGACATTAATTAGAGAATACCTCGAACCTGCAATGATTGTTTGCATCGGCTGTCTGGTGGGTGCCTTTGTGATTGGTCTGTTTTTACCCCTGGTGAATCTGATGCACTCTCTGGCTTAA